A single window of Metallosphaera hakonensis JCM 8857 = DSM 7519 DNA harbors:
- a CDS encoding VIT1/CCC1 transporter family protein — MAEQHKEVQHRTEEADVFRTKVFGVQDGLIGVGSIALGAAGFSHNSLLVLITGLIATIAQAFSMGVGEYISTRVRMQVFGNEIKKENYEIENYPEKEKDELISFYQEKGFSREESERIAEILMKNKDVVLHEMLIHELKIFPEEFERPAKLGLIMAFYLVVGGLIPLIPFGVDVALKIGFDLALIISVAFILITLSVFGVASTRYTGLSRPRGALEQVGTGILALMGSYLAGYALSLLFPVPTGLF; from the coding sequence ATGGCTGAACAGCACAAAGAGGTTCAACATAGAACTGAGGAAGCGGACGTATTTAGGACCAAGGTTTTCGGGGTTCAGGACGGTCTAATCGGTGTGGGGAGCATTGCGCTGGGTGCAGCGGGTTTCTCCCATAACTCCCTACTCGTATTAATAACTGGTCTCATAGCTACAATAGCACAGGCCTTCTCAATGGGTGTTGGAGAGTACATCTCCACGAGGGTCAGGATGCAGGTGTTCGGGAACGAGATTAAGAAGGAGAACTATGAGATAGAGAACTACCCAGAGAAGGAAAAGGACGAATTGATCTCCTTCTATCAAGAGAAGGGATTCTCTAGGGAAGAGTCTGAGAGGATAGCTGAGATACTAATGAAGAACAAGGACGTCGTGCTTCACGAAATGCTAATCCATGAGCTGAAAATATTTCCAGAGGAGTTTGAGCGTCCAGCAAAGCTGGGCCTCATTATGGCTTTCTACCTAGTGGTTGGTGGTTTAATACCGTTGATCCCCTTTGGAGTAGACGTAGCCCTAAAAATAGGCTTCGATCTCGCCCTAATCATCTCTGTGGCCTTCATCTTGATCACCTTGAGCGTATTTGGAGTTGCTTCAACAAGGTACACGGGTTTGTCGAGGCCTAGAGGAGCCCTAGAACAGGTTGGTACGGGGATATTGGCTCTAATGGGAAGTTACCTTGCAGGATATGCCCTCTCCTTATTGTTCCCAGTTCCTACTGGTCTGTTTTAA
- a CDS encoding AAA-associated domain-containing protein: MNVISSDARIADLLGLLSILQNVFGGKADLYQVEKEMEVDVDDLMPIVYAANYMGFATVGEGDIIITDKGSEFLKSNIRRRKEILRGSLMRTEPFATALELGQFTIDKLMEALEKKGVQAYNKPEGRYELQLILLEWGVYSGLISRVDEETYKVNYDKS; encoded by the coding sequence ATGAACGTTATTAGCTCAGATGCAAGAATAGCTGATCTTCTTGGCCTCTTGTCTATTCTTCAAAACGTTTTCGGGGGTAAAGCAGATCTATATCAGGTGGAGAAGGAGATGGAAGTGGACGTAGATGATTTAATGCCCATAGTCTACGCTGCCAACTATATGGGCTTTGCTACCGTTGGTGAGGGAGACATCATTATAACAGATAAGGGATCCGAGTTCCTTAAGTCTAACATCAGGAGGAGAAAGGAAATATTGAGGGGTAGCCTCATGAGAACTGAACCCTTTGCCACTGCCTTAGAGTTAGGCCAGTTCACCATTGATAAGCTCATGGAAGCCTTGGAGAAGAAAGGGGTTCAGGCCTACAACAAACCGGAGGGAAGATACGAGCTTCAACTTATCCTTCTTGAATGGGGTGTTTACTCTGGACTGATCTCCAGGGTGGACGAAGAAACTTACAAGGTTAACTACGATAAATCGTAA